A window from Kluyveromyces lactis strain NRRL Y-1140 chromosome E complete sequence encodes these proteins:
- the AIM19 gene encoding Aim19p (similar to uniprot|P40502 Saccharomyces cerevisiae YIL087C Hypothetical ORF) — MSGTELSDIYQWSQTPYLAWLNGAMLITTPVVSPATQTPVSVMAQKQSMFSAFTRPRYFGPTKTLSLMFGLANAIGGFMIYDGDLESGTGFLAAWNSLYLLVGGRGSVKALRYGKVWPLLLTTVSASSAALYGRKVCCIGIPIDGIRHIKKRTMTLFFLRMRIF, encoded by the coding sequence ATGTCTGGCACTGAACTGAGCGATATATACCAATGGTCTCAAACACCCTATTTAGCATGGCTTAATGGTGCCATGTTGATAACTACTCCAGTAGTGTCTCCGGCCACTCAAACACCAGTGTCCGTTATGGCTCAGAAACAATCGATGTTTTCAGCTTTCACTAGACCTAGATACTTTGGACCTACAAAGACGCTTTCCTTAATGTTTGGTTTAGCTAATGCCATCGGTGGATTTATGATTTACGATGGGGACTTAGAATCAGGAACTGGTTTCTTGGCTGCATGGAACTCTTTATACTTGTTAGTTGGTGGCCGTGGATCTGTTAAGGCATTGCGTTATGGTAAGGTTTGGCCTTTGCTGTTGACGACCGTTTCTGCCAGTAGCGCTGCATTGTATGGTAGAAAGGTTTGTTGCATCGGGATTCCAATAGACGGAATCAGACATATCAAAAAGCGCACCATGAcgcttttttttttaagaaTGAGGATTTTTTAG
- the SDS3 gene encoding Sds3p (similar to uniprot|P40505 Saccharomyces cerevisiae YIL084C) produces MDEVQYSMMSSGVKKGQGAKQNGGAIPAGVGQDLSRKDKKRLQFEGKVGKIRTSFAKDKDVHYRDRLTLLQTDLTTLHQGNNPEFLRKLRDLEEDRDLELVRLRLFEEYRIYRSKVEFQEDIEKAKQEHERMIKLCKEMLYESLQKTIKKLQEERLLLDVANTQSYSMDYSRGKFQKQTRSSTQNSANFSAWDSSPNDVSQTESGNETGNTTDRRSLRRRAATNQNRAQTPANITPANGSGKSSNTNSDAESMQYLSDSSELQALLFGKEKEKEKKMGRGHQRLSTKSAPILQSLTPDEVTDDISLIRKLTGQVPAPFK; encoded by the coding sequence ATGGATGAAGTACAATATTCTATGATGAGCAGCGGTGTGAAGAAAGGTCAAGGAGCGAAACAGAATGGGGGTGCTATTCCCGCAGGTGTTGGGCAGGATTTGAGTAGGAAGGATAAGAAGCGATTACAGTTTGAAGGGAAAGTGGGAAAGATAAGAACGTCGTTTGCAAAGGATAAAGATGTGCATTATAGGGATAGGTTGACTCTGTTACAGACAGATTTAACGACGCTGCATCAGGGGAATAACCCTGAATTTCTGAGGAAATTGAGGgatcttgaagaagatagGGATTTGGAATTAGTTAGGCTCAGGCTTTTCGAAGAGTACCGGATTTACAGGTCCAAAGTAGAGTTCcaagaagatattgaaaaagcCAAGCAAGAACATGAAAGGATGATCAAATTGTGCAAAGAGATGTTGTATGAATCCCTACAGAAAACTATCAAGAAATTGCAAGAGGAACGGCTACTTCTGGATGTAGCAAACACACAGTCTTATTCGATGGATTATTCTCGAGGGAAATTCCAGAAGCAGACTAGAAGCTCAACTCAAAATTCAGCCAATTTTTCGGCTTGGGATTCGTCACCGAACGATGTCAGCCAAACAGAAAGTGGCAATGAGACTGGTAATACTACCGATAGGAGGTCATTGCGTAGGCGTGCTGCTACTAATCAGAATAGAGCTCAAACTCCTGCAAACATTACACCTGCAAACGGAAGCGGGAAATCAAGCAATACTAATAGCGATGCAGAGTCGATGCAATATCTGAGCGATTCATCAGAATTACAGGCTTTATTGTTCggaaaggaaaaggaaaaggaaaagaagatgggTCGAGGTCACCAAAGACTTTCGACAAAAAGCGCTCCtattcttcaatctttAACTCCGGATGAGGTTACTGATGATATATCTTTGATAAGAAAGCTAACGGGCCAAGTACCAGCCCCATTCAAATGA
- the KTR5 gene encoding putative mannosyltransferase (similar to uniprot|P53966 Saccharomyces cerevisiae YNL029C KTR5 Putative mannosyltransferase involved in protein glycosylation member of the KRE2/MNT1 mannosyltransferase family) translates to MRNRTRKLLIVITIALLICVGVHHIVRTEEAAIWEDAVVYSSADRASKKEHPFFEGCVDTAEYLNHKKYERQNATFVMLTRNEELDGVIHTMRSVERRFNQWFQYPYVFMNNEPFTDEFQERVRSLTTANITFALVDESSWNFPKENTPLFQHYVESQGDRGIMYGNMVSYHKMCRFYSGLFYKHPAVRQYEWYWRIEPDVEFFCDLTYDPFFEMKKAGKKYGFTIFIKEIYWTVPNLFRATRSFIKQNDIKLGSLWKAFIKNRNVLLGDDYLNSFVNELEELNEEMTHEFLIDYLKKNWAREKVIDDELIQEIAHRVRRKVPVVEDKFDQEEYNLCHFWSNFEIARVDVFDNEVYNKYFEYLESWGGFWQERWGDAPVHSLGLALTLNAEDIHYFRDIGYQHTTIVHCPNNKEGKQLPYVESSKYTEIFERESSRMSVKEKALQYFKTGKIDDGWDTGSGCRCQCPDIIDVEDTSHQCLMQWFDLVSDSPSREESLLPFNAAELKVALANDYKRHFAKNNN, encoded by the coding sequence ATGAGGAATAGAACCAGAAAGCTACTGATAGTGATAACAATTGCACTTCTAATTTGTGTTGGTGTACACCATATTGTGCGAACGGAAGAAGCTGCAATATGGGAAGATGCTGTAGTCTACTCCTCAGCGGATCGCGCCTCTAAGAAGGAACATCCCTTCTTTGAAGGGTGTGTGGATACTGCAGAATATCTAAATCACAAAAAATATGAACGACAGAATGCCACATTTGTGATGTTAACAAGAAACGAGGAGCTGGATGGGGTAATTCACACTATGAGATCTGTGGAAAGAAGATTCAATCAATGGTTCCAATATCCGTACGTTTTTATGAACAACGAACCATTCACTGAtgaatttcaagaaagagTCCGATCATTAACAACTGCCAACATAACGTTTGCCCTTGTAGATGAGTCCTCATGGAATTTCCCTAAGGAGAACACTCCACTATTTCAGCATTACGTTGAATCCCAGGGTGATCGTGGAATTATGTATGGGAATATGGTTTCATACCATAAGATGTGCAGATTTTATTCCGGACTCTTCTATAAACACCCTGCAGTTAGGCAATACGAGTGGTACTGGCGTATTGAACCAGATGTGGAATTCTTCTGTGATCTAACTTATGAtccattctttgaaatgaagaaggCAGGAAAGAAATACGGTTTCACAAtttttatcaaagaaatatattGGACTGTGCCGAACTTATTTAGAGCAACCAGAAGTTTCATCAAGCAAAACGATATCAAACTCGGATCACTGTGGAAAGCCTTTATTAAGAATAGAAACGTTTTACTCGGAGATGATTATTTAAATTCCTTTGTCAATGAActagaagaattgaacgaAGAAATGACCCACGAATTTCTGATTGActatttgaagaagaattgggCAAGAGAAAAAGTCATAGATGACGAGCTAATACAAGAAATTGCTCATAGGGTCAGGAGGAAAGTTCCTGTCGTTGAAGACAAATTTGACCAAGAAGAGTACAATTTATGTCATTTTTGGTCCAATTTCGAAATTGCTAGAGTTGATgtatttgataatgaagTATACAACAAGTATTTCGAATACCTTGAGTCGTGGGGTGGATTCTGGCAAGAAAGATGGGGGGATGCGCCTGTGCATTCGTTAGGTTTGGCCTTAACATTGAATGCAGAAGACATCCATTATTTCAGAGATATCGGATATCAACATACTACAATCGTACACTGCCCCAACAACAAAGAGGGAAAGCAATTACCATATGTGGAATCGTCAAAATACACAGAAATATTCGAAAGAGAGTCATCTAGGATGAGTGTAAAAGAGAAAGCGTTACAATATTTCAAGACTGGCAAAATAGACGATGGTTGGGATACAGGAAGTGGATGCAGATGCCAATGCCCCGATATTATAGATGTGGAGGATACATCGCACCAATGCCTCATGCAATGGTTCGACCTAGTGAGCGATTCTCCATCGCGAGAAGAATCCCTACTACCGTTTAATGCAGCAGAATTAAAAGTAGCACTCGCTAATGACTACAAAAGACATTTTGCGAAGAATAATAATTAA
- the SIW14 gene encoding putative tyrosine protein phosphatase SIW14 (similar to uniprot|P53965 Saccharomyces cerevisiae YNL032W SIW14 Tyrosine phosphatase that plays a role in actin filament organization and endocytosis localized to the cytoplasm): MSNENGRPKAHRLRKHGGDETDADLDSELEMMDKLNMASRLAENNLAKLLDNDKDLLNRVEEIKAQFQDRAKTPFSAEEDVDDIYDADEHGARSRQIMSARSGTGNKEVIPPENFSHVCGEIYRSSFPRPENFEFLRDRLKLKSILVLIPEEYPAENMKFMEETGIKLFQVGMSGNKEPFVNIPSDLLTKALEVVLNPENHPILIHCNRGKHRTGCLVGCIRKLQNWSLTMIFDEYRRFAFPKVRALDQQFIELYDDTGIIKLATENNWLSVEW, from the coding sequence ATGAGTAATGAAAACGGGAGGCCGAAGGCCCACAGATTGAGAAAACACGGAGGGGATGAGACAGATGCGGACCTTGATTCTGAATTGGAGATGATGGATAAACTCAATATGGCGTCCAGACTAGCCGAGAACAATTTAGCCAAGCTTTTAGATAACGATAAAGACTTATTAAACCGAGTAGAAGAGATAAAAGCGCAATTCCAAGACAGGGCCAAAACACCTTTCAGcgctgaagaagatgttgatgatatatATGATGCAGATGAGCATGGGGCACGGAGCCGGCAAATCATGTCTGCGCGTTCCGGGACAGGGAACAAGGAAGTAATACCGCCAGAGAATTTTAGTCATGTCTGTGGAGAAATATATCGATCGAGTTTCCCCAGACCAGAAAACTTCGAATTCTTAAGGGACAGACTAAAGTTGAAGAGCATATTGGTGCTTATTCCAGAGGAGTATCCTGCCgaaaatatgaaatttATGGAAGAGACTGGTATAAAATTGTTTCAAGTTGGAATGAGTGGTAACAAAGAGCCATTTGTAAATATTCCAAGTGATTTATTGACAAAGGCTCTCGAAGTAGTTTTAAACCCAGAAAATCACCCAATTCTAATACACTGCAACAGAGGGAAACATAGAACTGGTTGTTTAGTCGGATGTATTAGAAAGTTACAGAATTGGTCATTGACCATGATCTTTGACGAATACCGTAGATTCGCCTTTCCGAAAGTACGAGCTTTGGATCAACAATTTATAGAGTTGTACGATGATACTGGGATCATAAAGCTGGCCACGGAAAACAACTGGCTATCTGTTGAATGGTGA
- the FYV10 gene encoding glucose-induced degradation complex subunit FYV10 (similar to uniprot|P40492 Saccharomyces cerevisiae YIL097W FYV10 Protein of unknown function required for survival upon exposure to K1 killer toxin involved in proteasome-dependent catabolite inactivation of fructose-1 6-bisphosphatase contains CTLH domain) — MTSLNEPNVDFHLKLNQQQFNIPSELLKRNWDKFNNLYTSYSVELQGQFATLNTLLEDPNKDEQSIEKLNDIINTVNILQKRLSQLHDNELTILERIEKRVEYFKQFERFKYDSNTDKLLKWYRSYTDLLIADYLVRHGSNSIDHKNKIASNSGIEFIKTRGLEDLIDYEVLIEANQISMELIENKNLRPLLEWIENNSAHLTEKGSHLQFQALLQEYIELVRCSDYKAAIRCFQTHLAHFANIYPKELKLAAGILAFFKSCLNNGRDDEVTNEQKLFHAYFRKQMYRPHPLSSISSSNVVHNAELCRYGPLLDHERWESLNKMFLHEFYSLYKISYHDPLLIYISLGISSLKTKDCGHTISAQLIPHENPEVNEYIKSNVVNTDCPVCNHDIFPLSENLPFAHHIQSSLFENPVMLPNGNIYDSEKLISLSRKLNKMGYTKLKENQVMDPIDKSIYATTDFIKMYPT, encoded by the coding sequence ATGACTTCGTTAAACGAACCTAATGTCGATTTTCACCTAAAATTAAACCAGCAGCAGTTTAACATTCCTTCCGAATTGTTAAAGCGAAACTGGGATAAATTCAACAACCTATATACAAGCTATTCAGTAGAGCTACAGGGACAATTCGCTACTTTGAACACTTTACTTGAAGATCCAAATAAGGATGAGCAATCaatagaaaaattgaatgatATAATCAACACAGTGAACATTTTGCAGAAGAGACTATCGCAACTACATGATAATGAGTTAACAATTTTAGAAAGGATTGAGAAGAGAGTAGAATACTTCAAGCagtttgaaagattcaaatatgATTCTAACACTGACAAGCTTCTAAAATGGTACAGGTCATACACGGATTTGTTAATTGCCGATTATTTGGTAAGGCATGGTTCGAATTCTATAGATCATAAAAACAAGATTGCATCAAACTCTGGCATAGAGTTTATAAAGACTAGGGGATTAGAGGATTTGATTGATTACGAAGTTCTCATAGAAGCTAATCAGATATCTATGGAACTTatagaaaataaaaaccTTCGTCCTCTATTAGAGTGGATTGAAAATAACTCTGCGCACTTGACAGAAAAAGGTTCGCATTTACAGTTCCAAGCGTTATTGCAGGAGTACATTGAATTAGTACGATGTTCCGATTATAAAGCAGCAATCAGGTGCTTCCAAACACACCTTGCCCATTTCGCAAATATATATCCCAAAGAACTAAAACTGGCAGCGGGTATTCttgctttcttcaaaagctGCCTCAACAATGGTCGTGACGACGAAGTAACAAACGAACAAAAGTTGTTTCATGCCTATTTTAGAAAACAAATGTATCGACCACATCCGTTgtcatcaatttcttctagTAACGTTGTTCACAATGCTGAATTATGTCGATATGGTCCATTATTGGACCACGAGAGATGGGAAAGTTTGAATAAAATGTTCCTACATGAATTTTACTCACTCTACAAAATATCTTACCACGATCCACtattaatatatatatcctTAGGAATCTCTTCGTTAAAAACAAAGGATTGTGGTCACACCATTTCCGCGCAACTAATCCCTCATGAAAATCCGGAAGTAAATGAATACATTAAATCTAACGTTGTCAATACAGATTGTCCCGTATGCAATCATGACATATTCCCTCTATCTGAAAACTTACCATTTGCCCATCATATCCAATCGAgtttatttgaaaatcCAGTAATGTTGCCAAATGGCAATATTTACGACTCTGAAAAGCTAATATCATTATCTCGAAAACTAAACAAAATGGGGTACACTAAACTTAAAGAAAACCAAGTGATGGACCCTATTGATAAATCAATATATGCTACAACAGactttatcaaaatgtATCCTACTTAG
- the GPI15 gene encoding phosphatidylinositol N-acetylglucosaminyltransferase GPI15 (weakly similar to uniprot|P53961 Saccharomyces cerevisiae YNL038W GPI15 Protein involved in the synthesis of N-acetylglucosaminyl phosphatidylinositol (GlcNAc-PI) the first intermediate in the synthesis of glycosylphosphatidylinositol (GPI) anchors homologous to the human PIG-H protein), which yields MTVTTIEHNNNVAIKFVSTNRSVSRIISRQQSIIFLYVILSIIRLSYADTWPALKYVNPICLLLFIRVPIIDSVQSIANQGIQISCSGGLLLFPRDWNYALFTSIKFIPQDEIEDIFINEAFRGLQVIYYLAVLVKNQKKLQVLFEVCHVI from the coding sequence ATGACTGTCACCACAATAGAGcataataataatgttGCTATTAAATTTGTCTCGACAAACAGATCAGTTAGCCGTATCATCTCAAGACAACAATCTATTATCTTTCTCTATGTTATATTATCAATTATCAGACTATCATACGCAGATACATGGCCGGCTCTAAAATATGTGAATCCAATTTGTCTCCTCCTTTTCATTAGAGTACCAATTATAGATTCAGTACAGTCTATTGCCAACCAGGGCATTCAAATATCATGTTCGGGAGGGCTTTTGTTGTTCCCCAGGGATTGGAATTATGCATTATTCACAAGTATCAAATTCATCCCTCAGGATGAGATAGAAgacattttcatcaacgaAGCCTTCAGAGGATTACAAGTCATATACTATCTTGCAGTGTTGGTCAAGAACCAGAAGAAGCTACAGGTACTATTTGAGGtatgtcacgtgatttaa
- the AVT7 gene encoding Avt7p (similar to uniprot|P40501 Saccharomyces cerevisiae YIL088C AVT7 Putative transporter member of a family of seven S. cerevisiae genes (AVT1-7) related to vesicular GABA-glycine transporters), whose amino-acid sequence MSATGTVASSTINLIKTIVGAGLLAIPYAFRCDGVFFAVSLILMAAFTSGYGLFILAKCSKTLLNPRHSSFFTLCSITYPNLSLLFDFAMFIQCFGVALSYLILIGDLFPALFGGTRTNWILLSAIIIVPLSLLRHFDSLKYTSVIGLLALGYIGLLIIGSYSFGNYPKPKVDWFSISDRSGVLTTFSIIVFAFTGSMNLFSIINELKENSMTNIKKIINNSIVVSSACFIILGLFGYLTFGKETLGNVILNYDADKLSVRFARFNLGLMVVLSFPLLFHPCRISANNMVHWLQLNYGTKSEIDETIGPITLEIEDDTDREYLEQELGSSHDTSFVHTYQSLPRATDDDNDDQVDERTEAVPFPDSRFLTVTFFLLAVLYVLALNVESFALVLALVGATGSTAISFTLPGLFGWKLIGTESLMNGERIGGWDKAHRYGSLALVWYGLIIMVSCVYITLFV is encoded by the coding sequence ATGTCAGCAACTGGAACTGTTGCATCATCTACTATAAACCTTATAAAGACTATTGTCGGCGCAGGCCTATTAGCTATTCCATATGCTTTCCGTTGTGATGGGGTTTTTTTTGCTGTTAGTTTGATACTGATGGCTGCATTCACATCAGGGTACGGCTTATTTATCCTAGCAAAATGCTCAAAGACATTGTTAAATCCACGtcactcttcttttttcacTTTATGTTCTATTACATATCCTAATCTGTCTTTGCTGTTTGATTTTGCTATGTTCATACAATGTTTTGGGGTTGCTCTTTCTTATTTGATCTTAATTGGTGACTTATTCCCAGCGTTATTTGGCGGCACGAGGACAAACTGGATATTGTTGTCAGCAATCATTATCGTTCCGTTATCTTTATTAAGACATTTTGATAGCTTGAAATATACTAGTGTTATTGGTCTGTTGGCATTGGGTTACATTGGTTTATTGATTATTGGAAGCTATTCCTTCGGAAATTACCCAAAACCCAAAGTTGATTGGTTCTCTATATCGGATAGATCTGGAGTCTTGACGACATTTAGTATTATTGTATTTGCATTTACTGGTTCAATGAATCTATTTTCGATAAtaaatgaattgaaggaaaattcaatgacaaatatcaaaaagatcATAAACAATTCCATCGTAGTATCATCCGCCTGTTTCATAATCTTGGGGCTGTTCGGATATTTGACTTTCGGAAAAGAAACTCTGGGAAATGTCATACTAAACTATGATGCTGATAAGCTCTCTGTCAGATTTGCTAGGTTCAATCTTGGCCTGATGGTTGTTTTGTCATTTCCCTTGTTGTTCCATCCTTGCCGTATATCGGCGAACAATATGGTCCATTGGTTACAATTGAACTATGGAACAAAGTCTGAAATAGATGAAACGATAGGGCCTATTACCCTGGAAATTGAGGATGATACTGATAGAGAATACCTCGAACAAGAGCTAGGCTCCTCCCATGACACTTCATTTGTCCACACGTACCAATCACTACCGAGGGCAACCGAcgatgataatgatgatcaGGTTGATGAACGCACTGAAGCAGTCCCATTCCCTGATTCCAGATTTTTGACTGTCACTTTCTTCTTACTTGCTGTACTATACGTTCTAGCGCTAAACGTTGAGTCATTCGCTTTAGTTCTTGCACTTGTTGGTGCAACTGGTTCTACAGCCATTTCATTCACGTTGCCAGGATTATTTGGGTGGAAGTTAATTGGTACTGAATCTTTGATGAACGGTGAGAGAATCGGAGGATGGGATAAAGCTCACAGATATGGAAGTCTGGCATTAGTCTGGTACGGTCTTATTATTATGGTAAGTTGTGTGTATATCACACTTTTTGTATGA
- the HHT2 gene encoding histone H3 (highly similar to uniprot|P02303 Saccharomyces cerevisiae YNL031C HHT2 and highly similar to uniprot|P02303 Saccharomyces cerevisiae YBR010W HHT1 histone H3 proteins), with protein MKFVKNKSYIQSAIFVVNYLIHYIVSYYSCCTHNQHKPNTMARTKQTARKSTGGKAPRKQLASKAARKSAPSTGGVKKPHRYKPGTVALREIRRFQKSTELLIRKLPFQRLVREIAQDFKTDLRFQSSAIGALQESVEAYLVSLFEDTNLAAIHAKRVTIQKKDIKLARRLRGERS; from the coding sequence ATGAAGTTTGTTAAAAATAAATCCTATATACAGAGTGCTATCTTTGTAGTAAATTATCTTATTCATTATATTGTTTCATATTACAGTTGTTGTACTCATAACCAACACAAACCAAACACAATGGCCAGAACCAAGCAAACAGCAAGAAAGTCCACTGGTGGTAAAGCACCAAGAAAGCAATTAGCCTCCAAGGCTGCCAGAAAGTCCGCACCATCAACTGGTGGTGTCAAGAAGCCTCACAGATATAAGCCAGGTACCGTTGCCTTGAGAGAAATTAGAAGATTCCAAAAATCTACTGAACTTTTGATCAGAAAGTTGCCATTCCAAAGATTGGTCAGAGAAATTGctcaagatttcaagactGACTTGAGATTCCAATCTTCTGCTATCGGTGCTTTGCAGGAATCCGTCGAAGCCTACTTGGTCTCTTTGTTCGAAGACACTAACTTGGCTGCTATTCATGCTAAGAGAGTCACtattcaaaagaaggacATCAAGTTGGCTAGAAGATTGAGAGGTGAAAGATCATAA
- the BMT5 gene encoding 25S rRNA (uracil2634-N3)-methyltransferase (similar to uniprot|P40493 Saccharomyces cerevisiae YIL096C Hypothetical ORF), with product MARKLKGKISSKGLKGALLNHQAREERAKKIQQREKHVAAKGKPTKQPLRQKEQQQVRGSGFLPFSSDSTLFLVGEGDFSFAKSIIEQQYIQPENLIITSFDSGIKELKLKYPHSFEENYNFLKENEVVMLFGIDATNLKKSLKITKKTPWQKVVGNSWTTKKLDFILFNFPHTGRGIKDQGRNIHEHQQLVYKYFDSCKQLFRLVNSSQIMLNSSISMGGYSLNNETRVDDEGYGKVVLSLFSGEPYDSWQIKILAKDNGWKVDRSGKFDWSKFPGYHHKRTNSEMDTTKPAEERDARMYVFEMFNKRKHSKKPLKDDSDDE from the coding sequence ATGGCACGGAAATTGAAGGGGAAGATATCATCCAAAGGACTTAAAGGTGCTTTGTTAAATCATCAAGCTAGAGAAGAAAGGGCCAAAAAGATTCAGCAACGAGAGAAACATGTGGCAGCTAAGGGTAAGCCGACTAAACAACCTTTAAGACAAAAGGAACAACAACAAGTGAGAGGGTCAGGatttttaccattttcttcagattcaaCTCTGTTCTTGGTTGGTGAGGGTGATTTTTCATTCGCGAAGAGCATTATTGAACAGCAATACATTCAACCAGAAAATCTTATTATAACCAGTTTTGACAGTGGAATCAAAGAGTTAAAGCTAAAGTATCCACATAGCTTCGAAGAAAACTACAATTTCCTTAAAGAGAATGAAGTCGTCATGCTGTTCGGGATCGATGCAACAAACTTAAaaaaatctttgaagatcaCGAAAAAGACTCCATGGCAGAAAGTAGTGGGGAATTCATGGACTACAAAGAAACTGGATTTCATCTTATTCAATTTTCCACATACAGGTCGTGGAATAAAAGATCAAGGCAGAAATATTCACgaacatcaacaattggTGTACAAATACTTTGATAGTTGTAAGCAGCTGTTCAGACTCGTAAACAGTAGCCAGATTATGTTAAACTCAAGCATTTCTATGGGTGGATACTCACTAAATAATGAAACTCGagttgatgatgaaggTTATGGAAAAGTGgttctttctctatttAGTGGCGAACCATACGATTCATGGCAAATAAAAATACTAGCGAAAGATAACGGTTGGAAAGTGGATAGATCAGGGAAATTCGACTGGTCCAAGTTTCCAGGGTATCATCACAAGCGTACCAATAGTGAAATGGATACTACCAAACCAGCTGAGGAAAGAGATGCCAGAATGTACGTTTTCGAAATGTTCAATAAACGTAAACATTCCAAAAAACCTTTGAAAGACGACAGCGATGATGAATAA
- the HHF2 gene encoding histone H4 (highly similar to uniprot|P02309 YBR009C and to uniprot|P02309 YNL030W Saccharomyces cerevisiae, HHF1 and HHF2, two identical histone H4 proteins; core histone required for chromatin assembly and chromosome function; contributes to telomeric silencing; N-terminal domain involved in maintaining genomic integrity), whose amino-acid sequence MSGRGKGGKGLGKGGAKRHRKILRDNIQGITKPAIRRLARRGGVKRISGLIYEEVRNVLKTFLESVIRDAVTYTEHAKRKTVTSLDVVYALKRQGRTLYGFGG is encoded by the coding sequence ATGTCCGGTAGAGGTAAAGGTGGTAAAGGTCTAGGTAAAGGTGGTGCCAAGCGTCACAGAAAGATTCTTAGAGATAACATTCAAGGTATCACTAAGCCAGCTATCAGAAGATTAGCAAGAAGAGGTGGTGTTAAGCGTATCTCCGGTTTAATCTACGAAGAAGTCCGTAACGTTTTAAAGACTTTCTTGGAATCTGTCATCAGAGATGCTGTCACTTACACTGAACACGCCAAGAGAAAGACTGTCACTTCTTTGGATGTCGTCTACGCCTTGAAGAGACAAGGTAGAACCTTGTATGGTTTCGGTGGTTAA